The sequence TTCCTTTTCTTTGCAAACGAACACAAATATGTTCCCGAACACTATAAACGTTTTCTGGAAAGATTGATTCGAAAGCATTTAGGTTTCGAAGGCGTCCCGATGACAATCAGCATAAAGGATAAATAATAAATTTACACGCCGTAGCATACCCAAAACATGCCGGAATTGTTTATATTTATCTGAGATAATTTGCAGGTTATGTTTTGTACTCGCCAAAAAATATCGTTATTATAGGAGGTAACGCCGCAGGACCGGCTGCCGCTGCAAAGGCTAAACGAGTTAACCCGGATTCAAATGTAATATTATTTGAAGCTGGCCGTTTCATTTCGACCGGCACGTGCGAACTGCCTTATGCTCTTTCGGGCGAAATTTCCGACGCAATGAAATTGGTGTTTTTCGATTCGGAAAGCTTCGAACAAAAAGGCGTTAAAGTTTATGTCGACCATCTTGTCGAAAAAATCGACAGACGCCGAAAAACCGTTACCGTTTTAAATAAAGCTTCTAATCAAAAAATTGAATATCCATACGACAGATTAATTCTTACAACGGGTTCTAAACCGGTATACATCCCGAAATTCGATAAATCGCTCGACAATCTCTTCACATTGAAAAGCGTATCCGACTTAATTAAACTGGATAAATTTTTAAGCAATAACAGCCAGATAAGAAACGTTGCCGTTATTGGAGCCGGTTATATCGGATTGGAAACGGCCGAAGCATTCAGAAAAAAAGGTTTTGCAGTCAAACTATTTGAAAGAGAAAATTTACCGTTGCCCAATTCTGGCGTTGAAATCGGCAATATTATAGCGGAAATCCTGAAAGAAAACAATATCGAATTTTACGGACAGGCTGTTGATATCGAACCGGTTATAAAGGACAATACGGTAAAGGCAATAAAACATCAGGGCTGGACTATCGAAGTCGATATGGTATTGCTTGCCGCGGGCGTAAAACCTAATAACAATCTGGCTGCGGCTGCGGGACTGACACTGGGCGAATTCGGAGGATTGAAAGTCGATTCGCGCTGCAAGACCTCGGACCCGAACATTTTTGCCGCGGGCGACAATATCGAAGTTAAAAACAGTATTACGAACAGATACGATTATATACCCCTTGCGACAATCGCCAGGGACTACGGTCATATTGCAGGCGAAAATGCAGCCGGCGGGAATGCTATAGCGCGCGGCATTGTTCCGAACGTCGCCTTGAAACTTTTCGATTACTATATTGCCACAGTAGGAATCAACCGCGCTAAAGCGCGTAAATATAATCTTAATGTCGAATCCGTTTATGCCACGGCTCCCAATCTTGTAAAGGTTATGCCCGGCAGCCGGAACGGCTTCGGTAAAATATTATTCGATAAGTATACCGGCAATATTTTCGGAGCTCAGTTTATCGGCGGAAAAGAAGTTGCAGGACATGCGGATATCGTTTCCGTTTTTATTAATAATAAAATACCTGTATATAAATTGAGCGATATCG comes from Melioribacter roseus P3M-2 and encodes:
- a CDS encoding FAD-dependent oxidoreductase, with translation MYSPKNIVIIGGNAAGPAAAAKAKRVNPDSNVILFEAGRFISTGTCELPYALSGEISDAMKLVFFDSESFEQKGVKVYVDHLVEKIDRRRKTVTVLNKASNQKIEYPYDRLILTTGSKPVYIPKFDKSLDNLFTLKSVSDLIKLDKFLSNNSQIRNVAVIGAGYIGLETAEAFRKKGFAVKLFERENLPLPNSGVEIGNIIAEILKENNIEFYGQAVDIEPVIKDNTVKAIKHQGWTIEVDMVLLAAGVKPNNNLAAAAGLTLGEFGGLKVDSRCKTSDPNIFAAGDNIEVKNSITNRYDYIPLATIARDYGHIAGENAAGGNAIARGIVPNVALKLFDYYIATVGINRAKARKYNLNVESVYATAPNLVKVMPGSRNGFGKILFDKYTGNIFGAQFIGGKEVAGHADIVSVFINNKIPVYKLSDIDYNYTPPLSPFINILSILGRKAKEVKK